From the Helicoverpa armigera isolate CAAS_96S chromosome 27, ASM3070526v1, whole genome shotgun sequence genome, one window contains:
- the LOC126055195 gene encoding neuropeptide SIFamide, translating to MRFIVALCLFAIVMCLHNAEATYRKPPFNGSIFGKRGVVEYDSTGKALSALCEIAAETCQAWYQALENK from the exons ATGCGTTTCATCGTAGCTCTGTGCCTCTTCGCCATCGTGATGTGCCTTCACAATGCTGAAGCCACATACAGGAAGCCCCCTTTCAATGGATCCATATTCGGCAAGCGTGGTGTTGTTG AATACGACTCGACCGGCAAAGCATTGTCGGCGTTATGCGAAATTGCCGCTGAAACCTGCCAGGCGTGGTACCAAGCCTTAGAAAATAAGTGA
- the LOC110384612 gene encoding probable inactive tRNA-specific adenosine deaminase-like protein 3 isoform X1, protein MSETTEPPLKKPKMAETVDSFIQNIICSTNDIHAVVSNDFSYPIAFTKVYVGQVRNVKELSKIITILNEKLPLKELQHLKRARKKEVLLCPVRYLNVATQQSIQEYIEEKVNELRDSFEYFKVMGLPSLPPKLKWQHTEYTKIWSCNFHPNDYLERLCGKGFFNSEELTKHRCYMGVAFEVARYYLSKTKTPLDVSDLTLSNINATVVVDPLLNLVVTVAFDNRECHPVQHSAMLAIDNVAKTQNGGAWNTDNIEYVTSGAIDKSLFLYLKSKFPDVKFGARNYVSKEVLDENKMSASESPYLCTGYYIYMIREPCFMCAMGLVHARANRVFFSLNNETQGALCSKTKLHCVPSLNHHFEVFTEFL, encoded by the coding sequence ATGTCAGAAACTACAGAACCACCGTTAAAAAAACCAAAGATGGCCGAAACTGTTGACAGTTTCATACAAAACATCATATGTTCGACAAATGACATTCACGCGGTCGTAAGCAATGACTTTTCGTATCCTATAGCATTCACAAAAGTCTATGTCGGTCAAGTGAGGAATGTGAAGGAATTatctaaaattataacaattttgAACGAGAAATTGCCACTGAAAGAACTACAGCATTTAAAAAGAGCTCGGAAGAAGGAGGTTTTGCTATGTCCTGTCCGATATTTGAACGTGGCAACACAGCAATCAATTCAAGAGTACATTGAAGAGAAAGTGAATGAGCTACGAGACTCTTTTGAGTACTTCAAAGTTATGGGGTTGCCATCATTGCCTCCGAAACTAAAATGGCAGCACACTGAATACACTAAAATCTGGTCGTGCAATTTCCATCCTAATGACTACTTAGAAAGATTGTGCGGTAAAGGATTTTTTAATAGTGAAGAACTTACAAAGCACCGTTGTTATATGGGAGTTGCATTTGAAGTAGCCAGATATTATTTGAGTAAAACAAAAACCCCTTTGGATGTATCAGACTTAACTTTAAGCAACATAAATGCTACGGTTGTAGTAGATCCATTATTGAATTTAGTTGTAACCGTAGCTTTTGATAATAGAGAATGCCATCCAGTTCAGCATTCAGCCATGTTGGCCATAGACAATGTAGCAAAAACTCAAAACGGTGGAGCCTGGAACACAGACAATATAGAATACGTGACATCAGGTGCTATAGACAAGAGTCTGTTTctgtatttaaaaagtaaattccCAGATGTCAAATTTGGCGCCAGGAATTATGTGTCAAAGGAGGTTTTGGATGAGAATAAAATGAGTGCTTCGGAAAGTCCTTATCTATGTACTGGGTACTATATTTATATGATTAGGGAGCCGTGTTTCATGTGCGCGATGGGATTGGTCCATGCTCGGGCTAACAGGGTGTTTTTCAGCCTAAACAATGAAACGCAAGGGGCTCTATGTTCGAAAACCAAGTTGCATTGTGTGCCATCTTTGAATCACCATTTTGAAGTATTTACTGAATTTTTATAG